The Desulfocurvibacter africanus subsp. africanus DSM 2603 genomic sequence ACCGGCCTTCCTGCCCTGCGCTGCCCCAAGCTCTTCTGGTCCGTCGATACGCACCTGAACCTGTTCTGGCACCGCCACTATATACGACTGTTCGACGGCGCATTGACCACCCAGCCGCATCTGGTCGAGGAGCTGGCCGCCCAGGGCGTTCCGGCCTTCTGGCTGCCTTGGCACGGGCTGGAACGGGCCTGGAGACCTTGGGGCTCGCGTGATCTGGGCGTGCATTTCATCGGCCGCATGACCGAGCATCGTCCCGCGCGGACCTGGATGATCCAGCATCTGACCGCGCGCTTCGACGCCAGCCATCAAGCCGACCTGTCCTATGCGGACATGCTCGACACATACGACCGCGCGCGCATCGCGCCCAACGAGGCCATCTGCGGCGAGATCAACTTCCGGCTTTTCGAGACCGCCTCCTGCGGCTGCGCCGCGGTCACACCCGACACCGGCCCCGGCCTTGCGGAGCTGTTCGCGCCCGAGCGCGAGATGCTCGTCTTCACCGACGTGCTGGAGCTGGACGAGCGCATCGGTTTTCTGCTGCGCAACCCCACCAAGGCCGAGCGCATGGCCAGAGCCGGCTGGGAACGCGTGCAGATCTGCCACCTGCCGCAACATCGCGCAGCCAGGCTGCTGGAACTGGCCGCCGGACTTCCGGCAGGCACGCGCGAGCCCGGCCGCGACGAAGAGGCCATGGCCTTGACCCTGCACACCCTGGCCAGGGATGGCATCCTGAACTTGCGGGCCGATGTGCTGAACGCCCTGCTGGCTCCCCTGGAGCAAACCCCTGCCGTACTCCAGGCCCGCTTTCAGCTGGCCGCCGAGCATCTGGGACCGGCCGCCGTGCGCGCCCTGGCTGGCATCGTACTGGCCAAGGCCGGCGCTGTAGAGCCCGAGGTGCTCTGCGCCGGCTCCATGGCTGCCGAATTCCTGGGCGAGCACGAGCTGGCCTTGAGCCTGTGGCATCGCCGGCTGCTGGACATGGGCAAACAGGACGCGGCGCGTCTGCCGAAATCGCCGGATCCGGCAGGCTTGGCCAAGGCCTGGGCGGCCGAGCTGACCCGCCTGGGCCATTGCATGGAGCCTGGCTTCCGCTTCGCC encodes the following:
- a CDS encoding glycosyltransferase, which codes for MERLRICLVSPYALQKPLEALGHEVLALHPKPGILDIAAELARKRFAPDLLVQVETLGPRVVLTGLPALRCPKLFWSVDTHLNLFWHRHYIRLFDGALTTQPHLVEELAAQGVPAFWLPWHGLERAWRPWGSRDLGVHFIGRMTEHRPARTWMIQHLTARFDASHQADLSYADMLDTYDRARIAPNEAICGEINFRLFETASCGCAAVTPDTGPGLAELFAPEREMLVFTDVLELDERIGFLLRNPTKAERMARAGWERVQICHLPQHRAARLLELAAGLPAGTREPGRDEEAMALTLHTLARDGILNLRADVLNALLAPLEQTPAVLQARFQLAAEHLGPAAVRALAGIVLAKAGAVEPEVLCAGSMAAEFLGEHELALSLWHRRLLDMGKQDAARLPKSPDPAGLAKAWAAELTRLGHCMEPGFRFALERHTPSTAHHCLLLALKHDVRDLEATRNLEMLLGRERGTEASRLSLLSHLCLHQPRDWRLGLRLALLNLKVHRHGPGLEELCAAQAAARSQGSEDRFLRMLAGLDSSGRALKLLLTAQAAGSRELQGNKADCF